The Halanaerobium praevalens DSM 2228 genome contains a region encoding:
- a CDS encoding cobalt-precorrin 5A hydrolase: protein MFEKAKIAVLVLTPAAKKNALKLKQENPNLDLFCSERLVGAKTKNQFKTFSSLRKIVTKIFKDYDALIFIMALGIVIRIIAELLESKKTDPAIITIDDQGQNVISTLSGHLGRANELTLEIAKILGARPVITTATDCNNKLAIDLLAQRLNCEIKPFKRLKKANSALLFKQELHIFSNYKFKLPADDNLKKYPMSEFDNSAEANVFKVVVANQKFKLGANQIQLFPKNLIIGLGCRKNTPFKKLEQALKQFLAQNNLAQASIKGLATIDLKKDERGIVKLAAKYNWPLKIIERSEIKKIEADLEIAKSDFVKKTIGVSAAAAPAAILASKSGQLIIDKTKYSGITLAAVEEEIESE from the coding sequence GTGTTTGAAAAAGCAAAAATAGCAGTTTTAGTCTTAACACCAGCAGCCAAAAAAAATGCTTTAAAGTTAAAACAGGAAAATCCAAATTTAGATTTGTTTTGCTCAGAAAGATTAGTTGGAGCTAAAACTAAGAATCAATTTAAAACTTTTAGCTCTTTAAGAAAAATAGTGACTAAGATTTTTAAAGACTATGATGCTTTAATTTTTATAATGGCCTTAGGTATTGTAATTCGTATTATAGCTGAGCTTTTAGAAAGTAAAAAGACTGATCCTGCGATTATCACTATTGATGATCAGGGTCAAAATGTAATTAGTACTTTATCAGGACATTTGGGTAGAGCAAACGAGCTTACACTAGAAATTGCCAAAATTTTAGGAGCTAGGCCAGTGATTACAACAGCTACAGATTGTAATAACAAGCTAGCTATTGATCTTTTAGCTCAGCGTTTAAATTGTGAAATAAAGCCTTTTAAACGTTTGAAAAAAGCAAATTCTGCTTTATTATTTAAACAAGAGCTTCATATTTTTAGTAATTATAAATTCAAGTTACCAGCAGATGATAATCTAAAAAAATATCCTATGTCAGAATTTGATAATTCAGCTGAAGCCAATGTTTTTAAGGTAGTGGTTGCTAATCAAAAATTTAAATTAGGAGCAAACCAGATTCAACTTTTTCCTAAAAATTTGATTATTGGTCTTGGCTGTAGAAAAAATACTCCTTTCAAAAAACTTGAGCAAGCATTAAAGCAATTTTTAGCCCAAAATAATTTAGCTCAAGCTAGTATTAAAGGTCTAGCTACTATTGATTTAAAAAAAGATGAAAGAGGAATTGTAAAATTAGCTGCTAAATATAATTGGCCATTAAAAATAATTGAGCGATCTGAAATTAAAAAGATAGAAGCAGATTTAGAAATAGCAAAATCAGATTTTGTTAAAAAAACAATTGGAGTCTCAGCTGCTGCAGCGCCAGCGGCTATTTTAGCTTCTAAATCTGGCCAATTAATAATCGATAAAACAAAATACTCAGGTATTACTCTGGCAGCTGTAGAGGAGGAAATTGAAAGTGAATAA
- the cobK gene encoding precorrin-6A reductase, giving the protein MILIIAGSSDSYQIISALKEKQKRIIASVTTDYGQELIKEKFEIPVIKKRMDTKALIDLIKSQKITQIIDATHPFADKISKNAIKAAQQTEITYLRFERQELKLDTKLTAQAKIIRVASYQEAAFKAKDFEKIFLTTGSKNINIFINEITNYKQRLFLRIMAFPAFIKKILAAGISPANLVAAKGPFSKEFNQAMFKEYQADVIITKASGKTGGLKTKIEAAAALGLTVILIERPKIDYPKVFNTVDNLIEYIID; this is encoded by the coding sequence ATGATTTTAATTATTGCTGGAAGTTCTGATAGTTATCAAATAATTTCAGCTTTAAAAGAAAAGCAAAAAAGAATAATAGCATCAGTAACAACTGATTATGGCCAAGAATTGATTAAGGAAAAATTTGAAATACCAGTTATTAAAAAAAGAATGGATACAAAAGCTTTAATTGATTTAATTAAAAGTCAAAAAATAACTCAAATTATTGATGCTACTCATCCTTTTGCAGATAAAATAAGCAAAAATGCTATTAAAGCTGCTCAACAAACTGAGATTACTTATCTTCGTTTTGAACGTCAAGAGCTCAAATTAGACACTAAATTAACTGCCCAAGCTAAAATAATTAGAGTGGCTAGTTATCAGGAAGCTGCTTTTAAAGCTAAAGATTTTGAAAAGATATTTTTAACTACAGGCTCTAAAAATATAAATATTTTTATAAATGAGATTACTAATTATAAGCAGCGACTATTTTTGAGGATAATGGCTTTTCCAGCTTTTATTAAAAAGATTTTAGCTGCTGGTATATCTCCTGCTAATTTGGTAGCAGCTAAGGGTCCTTTTAGCAAAGAATTTAACCAGGCAATGTTTAAAGAGTACCAAGCAGATGTTATTATAACTAAGGCAAGTGGAAAAACAGGTGGTTTAAAAACTAAAATTGAAGCTGCAGCTGCACTTGGTTTAACAGTTATTTTAATCGAAAGACCAAAAATTGATTATCCCAAAGTTTTTAATACTGTTGATAATTTGATAGAATATATAATAGATTGA
- the cobJ gene encoding precorrin-3B C(17)-methyltransferase — protein sequence MLTEDLYVIGIGPGDLASMSREAYQTLKSVDIIVGYTTYLKCIEEIIGKEQETYVSGMSKEKERVKKAIEYANSGKKVALISSGDPGVYGMAGLALEMAEVEAAEIKIKVLPGITAANAAAAVLGAPLMHDYAVISLSDILTPWEVILKRLKAAAAADLITVLYNPRSSRRKKQLKKAREIYLKERDPKTPVGIVKNISREGEEVLITDLENLPLTKVDMLSTVIIGNSQSYAANNKIITPRGYNV from the coding sequence TTGTTAACTGAAGATCTTTATGTTATTGGAATTGGCCCAGGTGATTTAGCTAGTATGAGCCGTGAGGCTTATCAGACTTTAAAATCTGTAGACATTATAGTTGGTTATACAACTTATCTTAAATGTATAGAAGAAATAATTGGTAAAGAGCAAGAAACTTATGTTAGTGGAATGAGCAAAGAAAAGGAAAGAGTAAAAAAAGCAATTGAATATGCAAATTCTGGTAAAAAAGTAGCTTTAATTAGTAGTGGTGACCCTGGTGTTTATGGAATGGCTGGTTTAGCCTTAGAAATGGCTGAAGTAGAAGCAGCTGAAATTAAAATAAAAGTTTTACCAGGAATAACAGCAGCAAATGCAGCAGCAGCTGTTTTGGGAGCACCTTTAATGCATGATTATGCAGTAATTAGTTTAAGTGATATTTTAACTCCCTGGGAAGTTATTTTAAAAAGATTAAAAGCAGCAGCAGCGGCAGATTTAATTACAGTTTTATATAATCCGCGCAGCAGTAGAAGAAAAAAGCAGCTAAAAAAAGCAAGAGAAATTTATTTAAAAGAGCGTGATCCTAAAACTCCTGTTGGAATAGTAAAAAATATTTCAAGAGAGGGAGAAGAAGTTCTGATTACTGATTTAGAAAATTTACCCTTAACTAAAGTAGATATGCTATCAACTGTAATTATTGGAAACTCTCAAAGTTATGCTGCTAATAATAAAATAATTACTCCCAGAGGTTATAATGTATGA
- a CDS encoding energy-coupling factor ABC transporter ATP-binding protein: MIKVKNLAFSYEKDDCILEDFNFSLKKGDRIALIGDNGCGKTTFFKLIMGLLKPDAGQIKIFGQKREKEEDFIEIRERIGYLFQDSDNQLFSPTVEEDIAFGPINLGKSKAEAKAIVAQKLALVKMEGFEKKVTYNLSQGQKKIIAFAAVLAMEPDILLLDEPFASLDKQSVKRMIKILNKIPQSFIIVSHNKVLLDQVTNISYFIE; this comes from the coding sequence ATGATAAAAGTAAAAAATTTAGCTTTTAGTTATGAAAAGGATGATTGTATTTTAGAGGACTTTAATTTTAGTTTAAAAAAGGGAGATAGAATAGCCTTGATTGGTGATAATGGCTGTGGTAAAACAACTTTTTTTAAATTAATTATGGGCCTTTTAAAGCCTGATGCTGGGCAAATAAAAATATTTGGTCAAAAAAGAGAAAAAGAAGAAGATTTCATTGAAATTAGAGAAAGAATAGGTTATTTATTTCAGGATTCAGATAATCAACTTTTTTCTCCTACAGTTGAAGAAGATATTGCTTTTGGCCCGATTAATTTGGGGAAATCTAAAGCTGAAGCAAAAGCAATTGTTGCTCAAAAATTGGCTTTAGTTAAAATGGAAGGTTTTGAAAAAAAGGTTACTTATAATTTATCTCAAGGTCAGAAAAAAATAATAGCTTTTGCTGCGGTCTTAGCAATGGAACCTGATATTTTATTATTAGATGAACCATTTGCCAGTTTAGATAAGCAATCTGTAAAAAGAATGATTAAAATTTTAAATAAAATACCACAATCTTTTATTATTGTATCACATAATAAGGTTTTGTTAGATCAGGTGACTAATATTAGTTATTTTATTGAATAA
- the cbiQ gene encoding cobalt ECF transporter T component CbiQ codes for MLVEQKNTYGDSWVHQLDPRLKIIVAFLTAFIIALTKDLVTLTYFLFLAIILIFNSKIEIKFLFKKLLMINFFIIIIWIFIPFTFPGEILVSFGKFSLTIEGVYYALKITLRSNAIMLLIISLLTTTTMSNLIHALYRLKVAEKLIYLFFFVYRYLHIIKKEYNSLNEAMLMRAFKAKTNLHTYKSYAYLIAMLLIKSYERSQKVYEAMICRGFKGKFIFFDDFKIKKIDILFTIALVVSLSLIFVIKEGLI; via the coding sequence ATGTTAGTTGAGCAAAAAAATACTTACGGGGACAGCTGGGTACACCAGCTTGATCCCCGTTTAAAGATAATAGTTGCTTTTTTAACAGCTTTTATAATTGCTTTAACAAAAGATTTAGTAACTTTAACGTATTTTTTATTTTTAGCGATTATCTTAATTTTTAATAGTAAAATAGAAATTAAATTCCTTTTTAAAAAATTATTAATGATTAATTTTTTTATAATTATTATTTGGATTTTTATCCCATTTACTTTTCCAGGAGAGATATTAGTTAGTTTTGGAAAATTTAGTTTAACAATTGAAGGTGTCTATTATGCTTTAAAAATAACTCTGCGTTCTAATGCCATTATGCTCTTAATTATTTCTCTTTTAACAACTACTACTATGTCTAATCTTATTCATGCTTTATATAGATTAAAAGTAGCTGAAAAATTAATTTATTTATTTTTCTTTGTTTATCGTTATTTGCATATTATAAAAAAAGAATATAATAGTTTAAATGAAGCGATGTTGATGAGAGCTTTTAAAGCAAAAACTAATCTGCATACTTATAAATCTTATGCCTATTTAATTGCAATGCTTTTAATTAAAAGTTATGAGCGCTCTCAAAAAGTTTATGAGGCCATGATTTGTAGAGGCTTTAAAGGTAAATTTATATTTTTTGATGATTTTAAAATAAAAAAAATTGATATTTTATTTACAATTGCTCTAGTAGTTAGTTTGAGTTTAATATTTGTAATTAAGGAAGGCTTGATTTAA
- the cbiM gene encoding cobalt transporter CbiM gives MHISEGVLSAPVLIGGGIASAAGVAIGLKTMKDKDIPKTAIISAALFVASLIHVPLGPTSVHLLLNGISGIILGWQVFPAVLIALFLQSILFQFGGITVLGVNTLNVALPAIIAHQFFKLYDFKNTRFFLGTTAFFSGALSVFITALMVALSLFFTNDSFLKIAKLTIVSHVPVMIIEGIISVFVIFSIKKIKPIILEELYKK, from the coding sequence TTGCATATTTCGGAAGGAGTCTTATCAGCCCCTGTTTTAATTGGCGGTGGAATAGCATCTGCTGCAGGAGTTGCTATCGGTTTAAAAACAATGAAAGATAAAGATATACCTAAAACAGCTATTATATCTGCTGCTTTATTTGTGGCTTCTTTAATTCATGTTCCCCTTGGGCCAACAAGTGTCCATCTACTTTTAAATGGTATTTCAGGGATTATACTTGGCTGGCAGGTTTTCCCAGCTGTTTTAATCGCTTTATTTTTACAGAGTATTTTATTTCAGTTTGGTGGGATTACTGTTTTAGGGGTTAACACCCTAAATGTTGCCTTACCAGCTATTATAGCACATCAATTTTTTAAGTTATATGATTTTAAAAATACCCGTTTTTTCTTAGGGACTACTGCCTTTTTTAGTGGAGCTTTATCGGTATTTATAACTGCACTAATGGTAGCCCTATCTTTATTTTTCACAAATGATTCATTTTTAAAAATTGCTAAATTAACAATTGTCAGTCATGTACCAGTAATGATTATTGAAGGGATTATTAGTGTTTTTGTTATATTTTCAATTAAAAAAATTAAGCCAATTATTTTAGAGGAGTTGTATAAGAAATGA
- a CDS encoding DUF4198 domain-containing protein, with product MFKKTVLFSMLLIFILTLSVSAHFQLILPTDETISNGEAEEIGLQLIFTHPMEASHTMEMNKPEKFAVVNKGREKDLTSELESFEYFGSQAWKTNYKTKAPGDYLFYLEPAPYYEASEDAYITQYTKIVVNKMGMPSDWDREIGQKAEIVPLARPYGLWTGNSFRAIVKKDGKAVPYAEVEIEYLNEGAFSGLNNSGVEVPADSFYTQVVKADKNGVFAYSIPKSGWWGFAALMEGEKIEGKDHEIGAVMWVKAHDMN from the coding sequence ATGTTTAAGAAAACAGTTTTATTTTCAATGCTTTTAATTTTCATTTTAACTTTGAGTGTATCTGCTCATTTTCAGCTTATTTTACCTACAGATGAGACAATTAGTAATGGGGAAGCAGAAGAAATTGGTTTACAGTTAATTTTTACTCATCCAATGGAAGCCTCTCACACAATGGAAATGAATAAACCAGAAAAATTTGCTGTAGTTAATAAAGGGCGAGAAAAAGATTTAACTTCTGAATTAGAATCATTTGAATATTTTGGTTCTCAAGCCTGGAAGACTAATTATAAAACTAAAGCTCCTGGTGACTATTTATTTTATTTAGAACCAGCACCTTATTATGAAGCAAGTGAAGATGCTTACATAACTCAATATACTAAAATTGTAGTTAATAAAATGGGGATGCCTAGTGATTGGGACCGAGAAATTGGTCAAAAAGCAGAAATAGTTCCTTTAGCTAGACCTTATGGTTTATGGACAGGAAATAGTTTTAGAGCAATTGTAAAAAAAGATGGTAAAGCTGTTCCTTATGCAGAAGTAGAAATTGAATATCTAAATGAGGGAGCTTTTAGTGGCTTAAATAATAGTGGAGTTGAAGTTCCTGCTGATTCTTTCTATACTCAGGTAGTTAAAGCAGATAAAAATGGAGTTTTTGCTTATTCTATTCCTAAATCAGGTTGGTGGGGTTTTGCAGCTTTGATGGAAGGAGAAAAAATTGAGGGTAAAGATCATGAAATTGGTGCAGTAATGTGGGTAAAAGCACATGATATGAATTAA
- the cobI gene encoding precorrin-2 C(20)-methyltransferase, translating to MAKKFYGVGVGVGDSGLLTLKAVETLKNVDYICTPVSTNSDSSRALEIISNLIADQEKFIRLEFKMSKKKSELEKSRCQAAEKINDLLNSGKSVAFVTIGDPLLYSTYSYMLEKIKKWNNEIEVETVPGINSITASAAKYNLALAEGKENTAIISDVKSEEYLEKVFALFETVIILKLSRNYKTVYPVLDKLDLKKNVVIASKCGFEDEFYTEDIDYFKDEKIAYLTLMIVKREGI from the coding sequence TTGGCTAAGAAATTTTATGGGGTCGGGGTAGGGGTAGGTGATTCTGGTCTTTTGACTTTAAAAGCTGTAGAAACTTTAAAAAATGTTGATTATATCTGTACTCCTGTTTCAACAAATAGTGACTCTAGTCGAGCCTTAGAAATTATATCTAACTTAATTGCAGATCAAGAAAAATTTATTCGGTTAGAATTTAAAATGTCCAAGAAAAAAAGTGAGTTAGAAAAATCACGCTGTCAAGCAGCTGAAAAAATAAATGATTTACTTAATTCAGGTAAAAGTGTTGCTTTTGTGACCATAGGTGATCCTTTACTTTATAGTACTTATTCTTATATGTTAGAAAAAATAAAAAAATGGAATAATGAAATTGAAGTAGAAACTGTGCCTGGTATTAATTCTATTACAGCTAGTGCAGCTAAATATAATTTAGCTTTAGCAGAAGGAAAAGAAAATACAGCTATTATTTCTGATGTTAAAAGTGAAGAGTATTTAGAAAAAGTTTTTGCTCTATTTGAAACAGTTATTATTTTAAAACTGAGTCGTAATTACAAAACTGTTTATCCAGTTTTAGATAAGTTAGATTTAAAAAAGAATGTAGTTATTGCTAGTAAATGTGGTTTTGAAGATGAATTTTATACAGAAGATATTGATTATTTTAAAGATGAAAAAATTGCTTATTTAACTTTGATGATTGTTAAAAGAGAGGGGATTTAA
- the cbiT gene encoding precorrin-6Y C5,15-methyltransferase (decarboxylating) subunit CbiT, producing MAEWKYNSPGIPDDYFIRGEVPMTKSELRAVIISKLRLKSKQIAYDIGAGSGSISVEMGLALKSGQVYALERKAEALNLIKKNIENFKLNNIQLIKSEAPLKMDALPEADRIFIGGSGGHLAEILEQADQKLKKRGRIVLTAVTLNTLITGISKLEALNYKLEIVNVAVTRTRNIKNYKMFKALTPIYVISAQREE from the coding sequence GTGGCAGAATGGAAATATAATAGTCCTGGAATTCCAGATGATTATTTTATTAGAGGTGAAGTTCCAATGACTAAGTCAGAACTAAGAGCGGTAATCATCTCTAAGTTAAGATTAAAAAGTAAACAAATTGCTTACGATATTGGAGCAGGAAGTGGTAGTATTTCTGTAGAAATGGGTTTAGCCTTAAAATCTGGTCAGGTATATGCTTTAGAAAGAAAGGCTGAGGCCTTAAATTTAATCAAAAAAAATATTGAAAATTTTAAGTTAAATAATATTCAACTAATAAAAAGTGAAGCTCCTCTTAAAATGGATGCTCTGCCAGAAGCAGATAGAATATTTATTGGTGGTAGTGGCGGTCATTTGGCTGAGATTCTTGAACAAGCTGACCAGAAACTCAAAAAAAGAGGAAGAATTGTATTAACAGCAGTAACTTTAAATACTTTAATAACTGGCATTTCAAAATTAGAAGCCTTAAATTATAAATTAGAAATTGTTAATGTAGCTGTAACTAGAACTAGAAATATAAAAAATTATAAAATGTTTAAAGCACTAACTCCAATTTATGTTATTAGTGCTCAGAGGGAGGAATAA
- the cbiE gene encoding precorrin-6y C5,15-methyltransferase (decarboxylating) subunit CbiE — translation MNKVYVLGIGPGNGDYLLKKSEKIIYQMDVLIGGQRALDLFPDLEVEKIKIKTPLKDIKNYILNNYQKQKIAVLVSGDPGLYSLLNYLRRELDARILEVIPGISALQLAAAKIKINWNDLQITSLHGKDNKAKLLQLLQKNNKVGFFTDNKFPPNKIAEYLLENGVNDQEIFVFENLSYQSEKITAGTAVEIKEKKFSKLTVMIILAKNERDYKLDLEGDFSGRMEI, via the coding sequence TTGAATAAAGTTTATGTTTTAGGGATTGGTCCGGGAAATGGAGATTATTTATTAAAAAAAAGTGAAAAAATAATATACCAGATGGATGTTTTAATTGGAGGCCAGCGAGCATTAGATCTTTTTCCTGATTTAGAAGTAGAAAAAATAAAGATCAAAACACCTTTAAAAGATATTAAAAATTATATCTTGAATAATTATCAGAAACAAAAAATTGCGGTTTTAGTTTCTGGAGACCCTGGTCTATATAGCTTACTGAATTATTTAAGGCGGGAATTAGATGCTAGAATTTTAGAAGTGATTCCTGGGATTAGTGCTTTACAGCTGGCAGCAGCTAAGATTAAAATCAATTGGAATGATTTGCAAATAACAAGTCTACACGGCAAAGATAATAAAGCTAAATTATTACAACTACTGCAGAAAAATAATAAAGTTGGTTTTTTTACAGATAATAAATTTCCCCCGAATAAAATTGCAGAATATTTATTAGAAAATGGAGTTAATGATCAAGAAATCTTTGTCTTTGAAAATCTTTCTTATCAATCTGAAAAAATAACAGCTGGTACTGCTGTGGAAATAAAAGAAAAGAAATTTTCTAAGCTAACAGTAATGATTATTTTAGCTAAAAATGAAAGAGACTATAAATTAGATTTAGAAGGTGATTTTAGTGGCAGAATGGAAATATAA
- the cbiD gene encoding cobalt-precorrin-5B (C(1))-methyltransferase CbiD — translation MSFEQYIEKGGKKYRLGYTTGTTTAGAAKAAAEMLLAQKKIQQVVINTPAGIAVEMDVLDCFYTADKARAAIIKDAGDDPDQTDGLKITVDLKLLKKDISKKETEVIIKAGCGIGKITKPGLKMDVGQAAVNPEPRKMIKKAVQSVFPLNHRFELTISAPAAVEIAKKTFNPKLGIKGGISILGTTGIVEPMSESAYKDSLAIELKQAVALKQKKLIFVFGNHGKKIALKAGFKEERIIRMSNFVGFMLVEAKDLNLDEIIILGHIGKIVKVAGGIFNTHSKKADARKEIIAAHAALLGAKQQNIKDIFAANTAEEIAAYLLENNMQSVLDQLAAAVVQKTEEKLENKIKTEAVIFSLKQGIIALTQGAKEDFDFE, via the coding sequence ATGAGCTTTGAGCAATATATTGAAAAGGGTGGTAAAAAATATCGCTTGGGCTATACAACTGGGACCACTACTGCTGGAGCAGCTAAGGCTGCTGCTGAAATGTTATTAGCTCAAAAAAAAATTCAACAGGTAGTGATTAATACTCCAGCTGGAATTGCAGTCGAAATGGATGTTTTAGATTGTTTTTATACAGCAGATAAAGCTCGGGCTGCTATTATTAAAGATGCTGGTGATGATCCTGATCAGACAGATGGTCTAAAAATTACTGTTGATCTGAAATTACTAAAAAAAGATATAAGTAAAAAAGAGACAGAAGTAATTATTAAAGCAGGTTGTGGAATTGGCAAAATAACAAAACCTGGTTTAAAAATGGATGTTGGCCAGGCAGCTGTTAATCCTGAGCCCAGAAAAATGATAAAAAAAGCTGTTCAATCTGTTTTTCCACTTAATCATAGATTTGAATTAACTATTTCAGCCCCAGCTGCAGTAGAAATTGCCAAAAAAACTTTTAATCCTAAATTAGGAATTAAAGGTGGAATTTCAATTTTAGGTACAACTGGAATAGTAGAACCAATGTCCGAATCAGCTTATAAAGATTCTTTAGCGATTGAGTTAAAGCAAGCAGTTGCTTTAAAGCAAAAAAAATTAATTTTTGTTTTTGGAAATCATGGCAAAAAAATAGCTCTCAAAGCTGGTTTTAAAGAAGAAAGAATTATTAGAATGAGTAATTTTGTTGGTTTTATGTTAGTTGAAGCTAAAGATCTTAATTTAGATGAAATTATTATTTTGGGTCATATTGGTAAAATTGTTAAAGTAGCTGGAGGTATTTTTAATACTCATAGTAAAAAAGCAGATGCTAGAAAAGAAATAATTGCTGCTCACGCAGCTTTACTTGGGGCTAAACAGCAAAATATAAAAGACATATTTGCTGCAAATACAGCAGAAGAAATAGCTGCTTATTTATTAGAAAATAATATGCAGTCAGTTTTAGATCAGTTAGCAGCTGCTGTAGTTCAAAAAACAGAAGAAAAATTGGAAAATAAAATTAAAACAGAAGCTGTAATTTTTAGTTTAAAGCAAGGGATTATTGCTTTGACTCAAGGAGCTAAGGAGGATTTTGATTTTGAATAA
- a CDS encoding precorrin-8X methylmutase, with the protein MEDTNPYEIEAKSMRMIDQEIGKLDCSESELKTIKRVIHASAEPKLATKVKFSPAAIEKMSQLIREGADIITDVSMLKAGINKRKLAEYGGEVKCFISDEDVREKAKKTSLTRSIMAMRKAVDLPGKKIFAVGNAPTALFELLNLAEAGKEIDFIVGTPVGYVGAAESKAELIASKIPHISLAGRKGGSAIAASVVNSVLYMLED; encoded by the coding sequence ATGGAAGATACTAATCCATACGAAATTGAAGCTAAGAGTATGAGAATGATTGATCAAGAAATAGGGAAATTAGACTGTAGTGAATCAGAATTAAAAACAATAAAAAGGGTGATTCATGCTTCAGCAGAACCTAAATTAGCAACAAAAGTCAAATTTTCACCAGCTGCTATCGAAAAAATGAGCCAATTAATTAGAGAGGGAGCAGATATTATAACAGATGTTTCAATGCTTAAAGCAGGTATCAACAAAAGAAAATTGGCTGAATATGGAGGAGAAGTTAAATGCTTTATTTCAGATGAAGATGTAAGAGAAAAAGCTAAAAAAACTTCTTTAACTAGATCTATTATGGCTATGCGTAAAGCAGTAGACTTACCAGGCAAAAAAATATTTGCTGTTGGTAATGCTCCAACTGCACTTTTTGAATTATTAAATTTAGCTGAAGCTGGAAAAGAAATAGATTTTATTGTAGGTACTCCTGTAGGTTATGTAGGAGCTGCAGAATCTAAAGCTGAATTGATAGCAAGTAAGATACCTCATATTTCTTTGGCAGGACGTAAAGGTGGGAGTGCAATAGCTGCTTCCGTTGTTAATTCTGTACTTTATATGCTTGAGGATTAA
- the cobO gene encoding cob(I)yrinic acid a,c-diamide adenosyltransferase, whose amino-acid sequence MQGMVQVYTGNGKGKTTASFGLALRAVGAGKKVYIAQFVKGMKYSELNSFSQLKNVEIKQYGLKCFINGQPNKDDINAAKAGLLEVAEILKSGEYEVVILDEANIAVYYDLFSAAELIEVIDARDSGVEVVITGRNAAAEIIERADLVTEMKEIKHYYQKGVQARVGIEK is encoded by the coding sequence ATGCAAGGTATGGTTCAAGTTTATACTGGTAATGGAAAAGGAAAAACAACTGCTTCTTTTGGCTTGGCTTTAAGGGCTGTAGGAGCTGGCAAAAAAGTTTATATCGCCCAGTTTGTTAAAGGAATGAAATATAGTGAATTAAATAGTTTTTCTCAGCTGAAAAATGTAGAGATTAAACAATATGGTTTAAAATGTTTTATTAATGGTCAGCCAAACAAAGATGATATTAATGCAGCTAAAGCTGGGCTATTAGAAGTTGCTGAAATTTTAAAATCAGGAGAATATGAAGTAGTTATTTTAGATGAAGCAAATATTGCAGTTTATTATGATCTCTTTTCAGCAGCAGAGTTAATAGAAGTTATAGATGCTCGTGATTCAGGGGTAGAAGTTGTAATAACTGGCCGCAATGCAGCAGCAGAAATCATAGAAAGAGCTGATTTGGTAACTGAAATGAAAGAAATTAAACATTATTATCAAAAAGGAGTTCAAGCTAGAGTAGGAATCGAAAAATAG